A single Carnobacterium alterfunditum DSM 5972 DNA region contains:
- a CDS encoding folate family ECF transporter S component has protein sequence MNKNKYDARSISKIGLLMALEIVLTQFISIETPIVRVGFGFLPIAIIAMLYGPWIAGMASAITDIVGTILFGGGVFFPGFTLSAFIGGMIYGLVLYKKPKSLKRIILAILLVTIFVNLGLNTLWLTMLLDKAIVVIFPTRLIQNIILAPINMAMLYFVVQNKTLRKAIGIE, from the coding sequence ATGAATAAAAATAAATACGATGCAAGAAGCATTTCGAAAATTGGATTACTGATGGCGTTAGAAATCGTTTTGACCCAATTCATTTCAATTGAAACGCCTATTGTACGGGTTGGTTTTGGCTTTTTACCAATAGCCATTATCGCTATGCTGTATGGTCCTTGGATAGCTGGAATGGCTTCAGCAATAACAGATATAGTAGGGACTATATTATTTGGTGGGGGAGTATTTTTCCCAGGATTTACTTTATCTGCCTTTATCGGTGGAATGATTTATGGCCTGGTTCTTTATAAGAAACCTAAATCATTAAAAAGAATCATCTTAGCGATTCTTTTGGTCACCATTTTTGTAAACTTAGGGTTAAATACTTTGTGGCTAACGATGCTTTTAGATAAAGCGATAGTCGTTATTTTCCCAACCCGGCTGATACAAAATATAATTTTAGCGCCAATCAATATGGCAATGCTGTATTTTGTTGTTCAGAACAAAACGTTGCGAAAAGCAATAGGAATTGAGTAA
- a CDS encoding NUDIX domain-containing protein, producing MVMKTFGLKRDDQVYRIRVGVHLVISDSERKKILLVSPPNGSYLLPGGEIEENETHEETAKRESMEELGFEIEVGQFIGEAEEYYYSKHRKQHYHNPAYFYICKSWESVCEPLEDFNQLEWVSISEALTKLKRGSHKWAVKQYENSFLKTN from the coding sequence ATGGTAATGAAAACGTTCGGTTTAAAAAGAGATGATCAAGTTTATCGGATACGTGTTGGTGTGCATCTAGTTATTTCTGATTCAGAAAGAAAAAAAATTCTACTCGTTTCGCCTCCAAACGGCTCTTATTTGCTGCCTGGTGGAGAAATAGAAGAAAATGAAACGCATGAAGAAACGGCAAAACGAGAATCTATGGAAGAATTAGGTTTCGAGATAGAGGTAGGACAATTTATCGGTGAAGCAGAAGAATATTATTATTCTAAACACCGCAAGCAACACTATCATAATCCTGCTTATTTTTATATTTGTAAGTCATGGGAATCGGTTTGCGAACCATTAGAAGATTTCAATCAATTAGAATGGGTATCTATCTCTGAAGCATTAACTAAACTAAAAAGAGGCAGCCATAAGTGGGCGGTAAAACAATATGAAAACTCTTTTTTGAAGACGAATTAA
- a CDS encoding organic hydroperoxide resistance protein: MTNSKVLYQTTAINTGGRNGESHLPDKSFSVRVSTPKAMGGPGQGSNPEQLFALGYSACFNSAVEHMMKEDKISGKSQITATVALHSDPTDGGSKLAVKLDVGIEGQDTATTQELANRAHAYCPYSKATSGNIDVTVTAVAYEADK; the protein is encoded by the coding sequence ATGACAAATTCAAAAGTATTATATCAAACTACAGCAATCAACACTGGTGGGCGAAATGGAGAAAGTCATTTGCCAGATAAGTCATTTTCTGTTCGAGTTTCTACTCCAAAAGCTATGGGCGGTCCTGGTCAAGGAAGTAACCCAGAGCAATTATTTGCACTAGGCTATAGTGCTTGTTTCAATTCAGCTGTAGAGCACATGATGAAAGAAGATAAAATTTCTGGAAAAAGCCAAATTACGGCTACTGTTGCATTGCATTCAGATCCGACTGACGGTGGCTCTAAGCTTGCAGTGAAATTGGATGTTGGAATTGAAGGTCAAGATACTGCAACTACCCAAGAATTAGCAAACCGAGCTCATGCTTATTGCCCTTACTCCAAAGCAACTAGTGGCAATATCGATGTAACAGTGACCGCTGTTGCTTATGAAGCAGATAAATAA
- a CDS encoding 2-hydroxymuconate tautomerase, with the protein MPLVHVELVEGRTAEQKAGLVKDITQAVVKNTGATEDRVHVIIEDMKKSNYAVGGKLLG; encoded by the coding sequence ATGCCATTGGTACATGTTGAATTAGTTGAAGGACGGACTGCAGAGCAAAAAGCAGGTCTAGTTAAAGACATTACGCAAGCAGTAGTAAAGAATACCGGAGCAACCGAAGATCGCGTTCATGTCATTATAGAAGATATGAAAAAAAGCAATTACGCTGTTGGTGGGAAATTACTAGGTTAA
- the yidA gene encoding sugar-phosphatase — MTIELIAIDLDGTLLTPERKISAKVKETIEMAKTKGIKIVLCTGRPLPGVFPILEALNLEEEGDYVITYNGALVQQSHNGKAIAHHTLSYDNFLEIEAMSRQVGSHCHTIDETHIYTANKDISPYSVRESSLVNMPIRYRTVEEMDPTLEISKMMMIDEPDILDAAIAKLPKSFYVEYTILKSEPFYLEVLNKSASKGQALKDLARILDIPKENIMAIGDNENDIDMIQYAGMGVAMGNAVASVKEVSDYITDTNEYDGVATAIEAIAFENISVDNFSD, encoded by the coding sequence ATGACAATAGAATTGATCGCTATCGATTTAGATGGCACGTTGTTAACACCCGAAAGAAAAATAAGCGCTAAAGTTAAAGAAACGATTGAAATGGCTAAAACGAAAGGCATAAAAATTGTCCTTTGTACCGGCCGCCCGTTGCCAGGCGTATTCCCAATCCTAGAAGCCTTAAATCTAGAAGAGGAAGGCGATTATGTGATTACTTATAATGGCGCATTAGTCCAACAATCACATAACGGAAAAGCTATTGCTCACCATACTTTGAGCTATGACAATTTCCTGGAAATTGAGGCCATGAGTCGTCAAGTTGGGAGTCATTGTCATACTATTGACGAAACCCATATTTATACCGCTAATAAAGATATTAGTCCGTATAGCGTAAGAGAATCATCCTTAGTCAATATGCCTATTCGATACCGTACAGTAGAAGAAATGGATCCAACCCTTGAAATCAGCAAAATGATGATGATAGATGAGCCAGATATTTTAGATGCTGCTATTGCTAAATTACCAAAAAGTTTTTATGTTGAGTATACTATTTTAAAGAGCGAACCCTTTTACCTTGAAGTACTGAATAAATCCGCTAGCAAAGGGCAAGCATTAAAAGATTTAGCACGTATTTTAGACATACCTAAAGAAAATATTATGGCGATTGGCGATAATGAAAATGATATAGATATGATCCAATACGCTGGAATGGGTGTTGCCATGGGTAATGCTGTTGCCAGTGTAAAAGAAGTGAGCGATTATATTACCGATACAAATGAGTACGACGGCGTTGCTACCGCAATTGAAGCCATTGCTTTCGAAAACATTTCTGTCGATAACTTCTCTGACTAA